Proteins encoded together in one Hymenobacter monticola window:
- a CDS encoding adenylate/guanylate cyclase domain-containing protein, which translates to MKSYYSPWHRPLQRFYWHSVLALTVFFVVGTLLLVLLVRGTLSVVDVRLALEVGGPVGLLVAGLEVYVFPQLFARVRLGARLLLGMLLYLAGFWLLLFLIRRIFAPAVDNSLLAALDAEGFRGWRSLVVRPEGRAFVRLLTGYGILSLFTSLFYQLSNKIGRPALLRLFLGRYHHPVAEQRIFLFVDVKGSTTLAEQLGNERYSQLIRDFFFDMGAPIVAHRGEIYQYVGDEVVVSWEWPTGIAQARCVRCFFAMQQAIDLRRDYYLRTYGTVPAFKAGLHGGPVMATQVGAIKTELVFHGDVLNTTARIEAQCNALHSRLLLSASLYDALPHPPEFQFQARGAFPLRGKAGTVALYSAEVV; encoded by the coding sequence ATGAAGTCTTATTACTCGCCCTGGCACCGGCCGTTGCAGCGGTTCTACTGGCACTCGGTGCTGGCCCTCACGGTCTTTTTTGTGGTGGGCACGCTGCTGCTCGTGCTGCTGGTGCGCGGCACCTTGTCGGTGGTCGACGTACGGCTGGCGCTGGAGGTGGGCGGCCCGGTGGGCCTGCTGGTGGCCGGCCTGGAAGTGTACGTGTTTCCGCAGCTTTTTGCCCGGGTGCGGCTGGGGGCGCGGCTGCTACTCGGCATGTTGCTCTACTTGGCCGGCTTCTGGCTGCTGTTGTTTCTCATCCGCCGCATCTTCGCCCCGGCCGTCGACAACAGCCTGCTGGCCGCCCTCGACGCCGAAGGCTTTCGGGGCTGGCGCAGCCTGGTCGTGCGTCCCGAAGGCCGGGCCTTTGTGCGGCTGCTCACCGGCTACGGCATCCTCAGTCTGTTCACCTCGCTGTTTTACCAGCTCAGCAACAAAATAGGCCGGCCGGCGCTGCTGCGGCTGTTTCTGGGCCGTTACCACCACCCGGTGGCCGAGCAGCGCATCTTCCTGTTTGTGGATGTGAAGGGCTCAACTACCCTGGCCGAGCAGCTGGGCAACGAGCGATACAGCCAGCTCATCCGCGACTTTTTCTTCGACATGGGCGCGCCCATTGTGGCGCACCGGGGCGAGATTTACCAGTACGTGGGCGATGAGGTGGTGGTGAGTTGGGAGTGGCCCACTGGCATTGCGCAGGCGCGCTGCGTGCGCTGCTTCTTCGCCATGCAGCAGGCCATCGACCTGCGTCGCGACTACTACCTGCGCACCTACGGCACCGTGCCCGCCTTCAAAGCCGGCCTGCACGGCGGCCCGGTGATGGCTACCCAGGTGGGCGCTATCAAAACCGAGCTGGTGTTCCACGGCGATGTGCTCAACACCACCGCCCGCATCGAGGCCCAGTGCAACGCCCTGCACAGCCGCCTGCTCTTGTCAGCGTCGCTCTACGACGCCCTTCCGCACCCGCCCGAATTTCAGTTTCAGGCCCGGGGCGCGTTTCCGCTGAGGGGCAAGGCGGGCACGGTGGCGCTGTACTCGGCTGAAGTCGTGTAA
- a CDS encoding acyl-CoA synthetase, whose translation MPGYRNLDDILTIEQTPLAAQPVPAHTLALLERGRDRNPAALALRFVFSGERPTESVDFSYAQLVQRCYQTANMLHELGVGPTDVVSYLLPNLPETHFTLWGGQAAGIVNPLNPLLEPAQIADILNAAGTKVLVTLRAFPKTDIWQKVQAVAPLVPTLQTVVAVDLLGYLPTVQKLVVGALRLTQPKLTLPGIKVVNFAEASARQPADRLVSGRQLAPTDVACYFHTGGTTGTPKIAPLTHYNITSTTFASSQLLGGEAAPERLVFFCGLPLFHVNGVVVTGSVPWLLGHTVVLGSPAGYRGPGILDNFWQLVAHYRISLFSGVPTIFSKLLTLPVEGHDLSSLRYAICGAAPLPVELLRAFEERTKLRLVEGYGFTEGSCISVVGPLAGAPMPGSIGLRVPYQDVRIVVLDEQTGQFERFAESEESGVMVVRGSNIFHGYLQPEHNKGIWVDTGDGQGPYYNTGDLGRQDAQGGFYITGRKKELIIRGGHNIDPKVIEDALMAHPAVALAAAIGSPDAHAGELPVAYVTLHPGQNASEAELRTFAETHIPERAAWPKQVYTAAELPLTAIGKIFKPALAKQEISRVYAKQLATVPDLKVDSITVRDDRQRGLVADIKVSGAASDAAIAQALLGMHVPYDVRRA comes from the coding sequence ATGCCGGGCTACCGCAACCTCGACGACATTTTAACCATTGAGCAAACGCCGCTGGCCGCCCAGCCCGTGCCGGCCCACACCCTGGCCCTGCTGGAGCGCGGCCGCGACCGCAACCCGGCGGCCCTGGCGCTGCGCTTCGTGTTCAGCGGGGAGCGGCCCACCGAGTCGGTCGATTTCAGCTACGCGCAGCTAGTGCAGCGCTGCTACCAGACGGCCAACATGCTGCACGAGTTGGGCGTGGGGCCGACGGACGTGGTGTCATACCTGCTGCCCAACCTGCCCGAAACGCACTTCACGCTCTGGGGCGGGCAGGCGGCCGGCATCGTCAACCCCCTGAACCCGCTGCTGGAGCCCGCCCAGATTGCCGACATCCTGAACGCGGCCGGCACCAAGGTGCTCGTCACGCTGCGAGCTTTCCCGAAAACCGATATCTGGCAAAAAGTGCAAGCCGTGGCTCCTTTGGTGCCCACCCTGCAAACGGTGGTGGCGGTGGACTTGCTTGGCTACCTGCCCACGGTGCAAAAGCTGGTGGTGGGCGCGCTCCGGCTCACGCAGCCCAAGCTGACCCTGCCGGGCATTAAAGTGGTAAATTTTGCCGAAGCCAGCGCCCGCCAGCCCGCCGACCGGCTGGTATCGGGCCGGCAGCTGGCGCCGACGGATGTGGCCTGCTACTTCCACACCGGCGGCACCACGGGCACGCCCAAAATCGCGCCGCTGACGCATTACAACATCACGAGCACCACCTTTGCGTCGTCGCAGCTGCTGGGCGGCGAGGCCGCGCCGGAGCGGCTAGTTTTCTTCTGCGGGCTGCCGCTGTTCCATGTGAACGGCGTGGTGGTGACGGGCAGCGTGCCGTGGTTGCTGGGCCACACGGTGGTGCTGGGCAGCCCGGCGGGCTACCGCGGGCCGGGTATCCTCGACAATTTCTGGCAATTGGTGGCGCACTACCGCATTTCGCTCTTTAGCGGCGTGCCCACCATCTTCAGCAAGCTGCTCACGCTGCCGGTGGAGGGCCACGACTTGAGCTCGTTGCGCTACGCCATCTGCGGGGCGGCCCCGCTGCCGGTGGAGCTGCTGCGAGCTTTTGAGGAGCGCACCAAGCTGCGGCTGGTGGAAGGCTACGGCTTCACCGAGGGCAGCTGCATCAGCGTGGTGGGGCCGCTGGCGGGGGCGCCCATGCCGGGCAGCATCGGCCTGCGCGTGCCCTACCAGGACGTCCGCATTGTGGTGCTGGACGAGCAAACCGGCCAGTTTGAGCGCTTCGCGGAGTCCGAGGAAAGTGGCGTGATGGTGGTGCGGGGCAGCAACATCTTCCACGGCTACCTGCAGCCCGAGCACAACAAAGGCATCTGGGTGGATACGGGCGATGGCCAGGGCCCATACTACAACACCGGCGACCTGGGCCGACAGGATGCGCAGGGCGGTTTCTACATCACGGGCCGCAAAAAGGAGCTCATCATCCGCGGCGGCCACAACATCGACCCGAAAGTCATCGAAGACGCGCTGATGGCCCACCCCGCCGTGGCCCTGGCGGCGGCCATCGGCAGCCCCGACGCCCACGCCGGCGAACTGCCCGTGGCCTACGTGACGCTGCACCCGGGCCAAAACGCATCGGAAGCCGAGCTGCGCACTTTCGCCGAAACGCACATTCCCGAGCGCGCCGCCTGGCCCAAGCAAGTGTACACGGCCGCCGAGCTACCGCTCACGGCCATCGGCAAAATTTTCAAGCCGGCGCTGGCCAAGCAGGAAATCAGCCGCGTGTATGCCAAGCAGCTGGCAACGGTACCGGACCTGAAAGTAGATTCCATAACCGTGCGCGACGACCGGCAGCGCGGGCTGGTGGCCGACATCAAGGTGTCGGGTGCCGCTTCCGATGCAGCCATTGCGCAGGCGCTGCTGGGCATGCACGTGCCGTATGACGTGCGGCGGGCGTAG
- a CDS encoding MFS transporter: protein MEDTVQPPRTKPYVVAWVFSLIFYFLEYAVRSGPAVMIPELARTFGVDAVGVGAILGTYYYTYSVAGLVAGVALDRTGAKYALPTGIAIVALGCLLFALPGAAAGNSGRLLQGAGSAFAFTGSVYLASRGFQARSLATAIGATQCLGMLGGALGQSLVGPLIHGGFDVRVFWVLMGLANLATGVALYFITPNDAQAQAAQPTAKAGLLAPYKIVFGNPQSYLCGLVAGLLFAPTTIFAMNWGVAALQRDQHLSYTAAIWACSMVPLGWVVGCPALGWLADRLGRRKPVIWLGAGCMVLLGLQQLYLPALMPLALSLLLFGVASGAAMIPYSIIKEANPDHVKGSATGAMNFLTFGVSAVLGPLFARLYGQTLGLADPAAHFEKGGLFWIACTCLALLASLLLRETGTAAHPPAAYAVAGDNKPALV from the coding sequence ATGGAAGATACTGTCCAGCCGCCGCGCACCAAGCCCTACGTTGTTGCGTGGGTGTTTTCGCTGATTTTCTACTTTCTGGAGTACGCGGTGCGCTCCGGGCCAGCGGTGATGATACCCGAGCTGGCGCGCACCTTCGGCGTCGATGCAGTGGGAGTGGGGGCCATTCTCGGTACCTATTACTATACCTACTCCGTGGCGGGGCTGGTGGCCGGTGTGGCCCTCGACCGCACCGGCGCCAAGTATGCGCTGCCCACGGGCATTGCCATTGTGGCGCTGGGCTGCCTGCTGTTTGCCCTGCCCGGCGCGGCGGCCGGCAACAGCGGCCGGTTGCTGCAAGGCGCGGGCTCGGCGTTTGCCTTCACGGGCTCGGTGTATCTGGCCTCGCGCGGGTTTCAGGCGCGGTCGCTGGCCACGGCCATTGGGGCCACGCAGTGCCTGGGCATGCTGGGCGGGGCGCTGGGGCAGTCGCTGGTGGGCCCGCTCATTCACGGCGGGTTCGATGTGCGCGTGTTCTGGGTGCTGATGGGGCTGGCCAACCTGGCCACCGGCGTGGCGCTTTACTTCATCACCCCCAACGATGCTCAGGCACAGGCCGCGCAGCCCACCGCAAAGGCGGGGTTGCTAGCTCCTTATAAAATTGTGTTCGGCAACCCGCAATCGTACCTGTGCGGGCTGGTGGCGGGCCTGCTGTTTGCGCCGACCACCATTTTTGCCATGAACTGGGGCGTGGCCGCCCTGCAGCGCGACCAGCACCTGAGCTACACCGCCGCCATCTGGGCCTGCTCCATGGTGCCGCTGGGCTGGGTGGTGGGCTGCCCCGCCCTGGGCTGGCTGGCCGACCGCCTGGGCCGGCGCAAGCCCGTCATCTGGCTGGGGGCGGGGTGCATGGTGCTGCTGGGTTTGCAGCAACTGTATCTGCCTGCGCTCATGCCGCTGGCCCTGAGTCTGTTGCTGTTCGGCGTGGCCTCGGGCGCGGCCATGATTCCCTATTCCATCATCAAGGAAGCCAACCCCGACCACGTGAAAGGCAGCGCCACCGGGGCCATGAACTTCCTCACCTTCGGCGTGTCGGCCGTGCTCGGGCCCTTGTTTGCCCGCCTCTACGGCCAAACCCTGGGCCTTGCCGACCCCGCTGCTCACTTCGAAAAAGGGGGACTTTTCTGGATAGCCTGCACCTGCCTGGCGCTGCTAGCCAGCCTGCTACTCCGCGAAACAGGCACGGCGGCGCACCCACCGGCAGCCTACGCGGTAGCGGGCGACAACAAGCCGGCGCTGGTATAG
- a CDS encoding outer membrane beta-barrel protein has translation MKHGLLALATFVAVGAAPAAHAQTTISFGLRLGANYASRSGDDPKYSPVTGTNSGTATVAVTSQQDYNRKAIFAPQFGAVLDVRFGKLALQPAVLFSQKGVDQTLKSTATQTSSFNGFPGSKFVYNDSFHSTSRANYLEIPINVVYTSGTDHGFQLFAGPYVAFGVGGRTEIENEGSVVSTNGSFTSTNNYYSYGNTFFIYRDNYPGAPTTNSSTGTGGQSTTVNASFEATSGAVVARRFDAGLNAGIGYRFSALQVQLGYGLGLVNQQTGKAPTFRDDLPAYYQRVAHLTATYFIKGM, from the coding sequence GTGAAACACGGCTTACTTGCTCTTGCCACCTTCGTGGCTGTCGGCGCGGCGCCAGCCGCCCACGCCCAAACGACCATCAGCTTCGGCCTGCGGCTCGGGGCCAACTACGCCTCCCGCTCCGGCGACGACCCCAAGTACTCGCCTGTTACGGGCACCAATAGCGGCACGGCCACCGTGGCGGTCACTTCGCAGCAGGACTACAATCGCAAGGCCATCTTCGCCCCGCAGTTTGGGGCGGTGCTCGACGTGCGCTTTGGCAAACTGGCCTTGCAGCCGGCCGTCTTGTTCTCCCAAAAAGGGGTCGACCAGACGCTCAAGTCAACGGCCACCCAGACCTCTTCCTTCAATGGATTTCCCGGCAGCAAGTTTGTGTACAACGACAGTTTTCACAGCACGAGCCGCGCCAACTACCTGGAAATACCCATCAACGTGGTCTACACTTCGGGTACCGACCACGGCTTCCAGCTTTTTGCCGGTCCGTACGTTGCCTTTGGCGTGGGAGGCCGCACCGAAATTGAAAACGAAGGCAGCGTTGTGAGCACCAACGGCAGCTTTACCAGCACCAACAACTATTACTCCTACGGCAACACGTTTTTCATTTACCGGGATAACTACCCGGGTGCCCCCACCACCAACAGCAGCACCGGTACCGGCGGGCAGTCTACCACCGTCAATGCTTCTTTCGAGGCTACTAGCGGAGCCGTAGTGGCCCGGCGCTTCGATGCGGGCCTCAACGCCGGGATAGGCTACCGGTTCAGCGCCCTGCAGGTGCAGTTGGGCTATGGCCTGGGCCTCGTCAACCAGCAAACGGGCAAGGCGCCCACCTTCCGCGACGACCTGCCCGCCTATTACCAGCGCGTGGCTCACCTCACGGCCACTTATTTCATCAAAGGCATGTAG
- a CDS encoding phosphodiester glycosidase family protein, with amino-acid sequence MKTLLLLCLLPAFLACSGQGPAVQIVGKTTAGGNQYSLFYPQGTAIQITTTRPDAANSRYQLSVAAAYTDLDTDQPLDLLVSNGRELQPRPKVGFLDGMLMLVNDSLAITRIPEQSQFRAAAARMQRQSGTLLLQELLVQEGRSVHAAGGSAFQRRALVELADHRFVVAESVGDDLTLKQFGDDLRELGARNALYLDMGDWDEGWYKTGGRVVKLGHRRTETARQSNWLVMGQLD; translated from the coding sequence TTGAAAACCCTGCTTCTGCTGTGCCTGCTGCCCGCCTTTCTTGCTTGTAGCGGCCAGGGCCCAGCGGTGCAAATTGTAGGCAAAACCACGGCCGGGGGCAACCAGTATTCACTTTTTTATCCGCAAGGCACGGCCATCCAAATCACCACTACCCGGCCGGATGCAGCCAATAGCCGCTACCAGCTGAGCGTGGCCGCCGCCTACACCGACCTGGACACCGACCAGCCGCTGGACCTGCTGGTGAGCAACGGCCGCGAGTTGCAGCCCCGGCCCAAAGTAGGTTTTCTGGACGGGATGCTGATGTTGGTAAACGACAGCCTTGCGATTACCCGGATTCCCGAACAGTCACAGTTCCGCGCGGCAGCTGCCCGCATGCAACGGCAGAGCGGGACGCTCCTGCTCCAGGAGCTGCTGGTGCAGGAGGGCCGGAGCGTGCACGCGGCGGGCGGCAGCGCTTTCCAGCGGCGGGCGCTGGTGGAGCTGGCCGACCACCGGTTTGTGGTGGCGGAAAGTGTGGGCGACGACCTCACCCTGAAACAATTCGGCGACGACCTGCGGGAGCTGGGCGCCCGCAACGCCCTCTACCTGGACATGGGCGACTGGGACGAAGGCTGGTACAAGACCGGGGGCCGCGTGGTGAAGCTGGGACACCGCCGCACCGAAACGGCCCGGCAGTCGAACTGGCTGGTGATGGGGCAGCTCGACTGA
- a CDS encoding histidine phosphatase family protein, protein MIDRLTELDRAKLLLLYHLNPVEPKAPPVPKGPLLRIVIIRHGEKPTEGDNLSAIGLARALALPEVLNRLLPRPPHFTYVPCIGTDKEETTRVRMMQTVLPYAVQHNLTINSDYAPDEVQGLVRELRRHRGTVLLVWEHHNIVRIAAALGIAEPPAWPDDDYDSIWTITFKKGRAKGKAKQPVLRKSRQGIEPTPFYSGE, encoded by the coding sequence ATGATTGACCGCCTTACCGAACTGGACCGCGCCAAACTGCTGCTGCTGTACCACCTCAATCCGGTGGAACCCAAGGCGCCGCCGGTACCCAAAGGCCCCCTGTTGCGGATTGTGATTATCCGGCACGGCGAAAAGCCGACCGAGGGCGACAACCTTTCGGCCATAGGCCTGGCCCGGGCGCTGGCCTTGCCCGAAGTGCTCAACCGGCTGCTGCCCCGGCCGCCGCACTTCACCTACGTGCCGTGCATCGGCACCGACAAGGAGGAAACCACCCGCGTGCGCATGATGCAAACGGTGCTGCCCTACGCTGTGCAGCACAACCTGACCATCAACAGCGACTACGCCCCGGATGAGGTGCAGGGCCTGGTGCGCGAGCTGCGGCGCCACCGTGGCACCGTGCTGCTGGTGTGGGAGCACCACAACATTGTGCGCATTGCCGCAGCCTTGGGCATAGCCGAGCCACCGGCTTGGCCCGATGACGACTACGACAGCATCTGGACCATTACCTTCAAAAAAGGGCGGGCCAAGGGCAAAGCCAAGCAACCGGTGCTCCGAAAAAGCCGGCAGGGAATTGAGCCAACGCCATTTTACTCCGGCGAATAA
- a CDS encoding Fic family protein, with product METQVHTVAVTLDWGLLAAVSKLDRFDASWSAIERREGQTLKQLKAIATVRSVGASTRIEGSRMSDAEVDVLLRNTDITKLEDRDSQEVVGYFQALDLIAESYADIDITENSLKGLHSQLLRFSRKDEWHRGNYKQHPNSVEANLPDGTKRLVFATTAPGIATEDAMRALLAWYAQDTATHPLVKCALFCYEFLSIHPFQDGNGRLSRLLATLLLLRQGYVWIQYVSLEHEIESRKTEYYRELQRCQSQRPDENISSWLTFFFSALGNVQQQLLQKLTTNGPEGGLQPREKSILLFIENNPGCRSGIIASRLGIPAPTVKKILAILVERGLIARHGSGPGLNYTLS from the coding sequence ATGGAAACGCAGGTGCACACGGTGGCGGTCACGCTGGACTGGGGGTTGTTGGCGGCGGTGAGCAAGCTGGACCGTTTTGATGCCAGCTGGTCGGCCATAGAGCGGCGCGAAGGGCAGACGCTGAAGCAGCTCAAAGCCATTGCCACGGTGCGGAGCGTGGGCGCTTCGACGCGCATTGAGGGCTCGCGGATGAGCGACGCGGAGGTGGACGTGCTGCTGCGCAACACCGACATTACCAAGCTCGAAGACCGGGACTCGCAGGAGGTGGTAGGCTATTTTCAGGCGCTGGATTTGATTGCCGAGTCTTACGCCGACATCGATATCACCGAAAACAGCCTGAAAGGGCTGCACAGCCAGTTGCTGCGCTTCAGCCGCAAAGACGAATGGCACCGGGGCAACTACAAGCAGCACCCCAACTCCGTGGAGGCCAACCTGCCCGACGGCACCAAGCGACTGGTGTTTGCGACCACCGCGCCGGGCATTGCCACCGAGGATGCCATGCGGGCGCTCCTGGCCTGGTATGCGCAGGACACGGCCACGCACCCACTGGTAAAATGCGCCTTGTTCTGCTACGAGTTTCTGAGCATCCACCCGTTTCAGGATGGCAACGGGCGGCTCAGTCGGCTACTGGCGACGTTGCTCCTGCTGCGGCAGGGCTACGTCTGGATTCAGTACGTGAGCCTGGAGCACGAGATAGAAAGCCGCAAAACGGAGTATTACCGCGAGTTGCAGCGGTGCCAGTCGCAGCGACCGGACGAGAATATTTCCTCTTGGTTGACCTTCTTCTTTAGTGCCCTGGGCAATGTGCAGCAACAGTTGCTGCAAAAACTGACGACTAATGGGCCCGAAGGCGGGCTGCAGCCTCGCGAAAAGTCCATTTTACTTTTTATCGAAAACAACCCCGGCTGCCGGTCGGGAATTATTGCCAGCCGACTGGGCATTCCCGCTCCTACCGTTAAAAAGATACTGGCAATCTTAGTCGAACGGGGCTTGATAGCGCGGCACGGCAGCGGCCCTGGGCTTAATTACACCTTGAGCTAA